A section of the Marinimicrobium koreense genome encodes:
- a CDS encoding TonB family protein, with protein MFKASVMSVLLSFALYLAPSAMAASSLNGLASHQELGNEMFIGALYLESRTDSADTALNSPGAKRMELRITADNGIPSRRFSRMWIEGVSINNSGSALTAQADNMVAFSNLFRGRLRRNDVVTIELNPGTGVAVGLNGVELGVIEDEPFFNLLARAWVGNVPLSSTFRDNLLSPSEIPGDLRSRFEAIEPSAARIETVAQWNQPEPEPEPAPEPESSAPPVAATAPLVTALDMPKASLEPEPEPEPAPEPEPQPEPEPEPEPEPAVVAEEEEEDDEPLLTAESLRAQQLYFSNLMRSILQNTSYPRRALQRGQEGEIRVAVVIDRAGAIQSMNMLEESEHSLLNREAERAIREAAPFPDVPEVIRGDVYEFSVPFTFVVPE; from the coding sequence ATGTTCAAAGCCTCAGTAATGTCTGTCTTGCTCTCGTTTGCCTTGTACCTCGCCCCCTCGGCAATGGCGGCGTCAAGCCTGAACGGCCTGGCGTCTCATCAGGAACTGGGCAATGAAATGTTCATTGGTGCACTCTATCTTGAGTCCAGAACTGATAGCGCCGACACGGCACTCAACAGCCCTGGCGCCAAGCGTATGGAGCTGCGTATCACGGCCGACAACGGCATCCCGTCCCGACGCTTCAGCCGGATGTGGATTGAAGGGGTCTCCATCAATAATAGCGGCAGTGCCCTCACGGCGCAGGCCGACAACATGGTGGCCTTCTCCAATCTGTTCCGGGGGCGTTTGCGTCGAAACGATGTTGTCACCATTGAGCTCAACCCCGGCACTGGCGTTGCAGTGGGCTTGAATGGCGTTGAGCTCGGCGTGATTGAGGATGAGCCCTTCTTCAACCTGCTGGCCCGCGCCTGGGTGGGCAATGTCCCCCTGTCATCGACCTTCCGGGACAACCTGCTCTCTCCGAGCGAGATCCCCGGTGACCTGCGTTCGCGCTTTGAAGCCATCGAGCCTTCAGCCGCACGGATTGAAACCGTGGCCCAGTGGAACCAGCCGGAGCCGGAACCTGAGCCAGCGCCCGAGCCGGAATCCAGTGCGCCGCCGGTCGCCGCGACCGCCCCGCTGGTGACTGCTCTGGACATGCCGAAGGCGTCTCTGGAGCCAGAGCCGGAGCCCGAACCAGCGCCAGAACCCGAGCCTCAGCCAGAACCGGAGCCCGAGCCTGAACCCGAACCGGCGGTAGTTGCCGAAGAAGAGGAAGAGGATGACGAGCCTCTACTGACCGCCGAGTCTCTGCGGGCGCAACAGCTGTATTTCTCCAACCTGATGCGCAGCATCCTGCAAAACACCAGCTACCCTCGACGCGCCCTTCAGCGCGGACAGGAAGGGGAGATTCGCGTGGCAGTGGTAATCGATCGCGCGGGCGCCATCCAGAGCATGAATATGCTGGAAGAGTCGGAACACTCCCTGCTCAACCGGGAGGCCGAGCGGGCCATCCGGGAAGCAGCACCCTTCCCGGACGTGCCCGAGGTCATTCGCGGAGACGTGTACGAGTTCTCGGTACCCTTTACCTTCGTGGTCCCGGAATAG
- a CDS encoding peptide chain release factor 3, protein MSSGSFAEKIQRRRTFAIISHPDAGKTTITEKLLLFGSAIQQAGSVKGKRGPHAKSDWMTMEQERGISVTSSVMQFPYKERIVNLLDTPGHEDFSEDTYRTLTAVDSVLMVLDGAKGVEDRTIKLMDVCRLRDTPILSFVNKLDREARDPVDLLDEIESVLNITAAPVNWPLGMGVDFKGVYNLYTDTIHVYEKGQGHTIPADTQIQGLDSAEASELLGDDAEDIREQIEFVRGATSPFDVEEYLAGRMTPVFFGTALGNFGVREMLDHFVDWAPKPMPRMTHDREVQPNEEKLSGFVFKIQANMDPKHRDRIAFMRICSGTYRQGMKMRHVRLGKDVKIADAVTFMAGDRSAVDEAIAGDIIGLHNHGTIQIGDTFTEGEPLKFTGIPHFAPELFRRIRLKDPLKTKQLQKGLQQLAEEGSTQVFFPLNNNDIVVGAVGVLQFEVVAYRLKDEYKVEAIYEPVNVATARWAECEDPKKLEEFKRKCADNLALDGGGYLTYLAPTRVNLSLTEERYPEVNLRATREH, encoded by the coding sequence ATGTCATCTGGCAGCTTTGCCGAGAAAATCCAGCGCCGGCGCACTTTTGCCATCATTTCCCACCCGGACGCCGGTAAAACCACCATCACTGAAAAGCTGCTGCTGTTCGGAAGCGCGATCCAGCAGGCCGGCTCGGTCAAAGGTAAGCGTGGGCCCCATGCCAAGTCGGACTGGATGACCATGGAGCAGGAGCGCGGTATTTCCGTGACCTCCTCGGTGATGCAGTTCCCCTACAAGGAGCGCATCGTCAACCTGCTCGATACCCCCGGGCACGAAGATTTCTCGGAAGACACCTACCGCACCCTCACCGCCGTGGACTCGGTGCTGATGGTGCTGGACGGGGCCAAGGGTGTGGAAGACCGAACCATCAAACTGATGGATGTCTGCCGGTTGCGCGATACCCCGATTCTGTCTTTCGTGAACAAGCTGGACCGGGAAGCCCGGGATCCGGTTGACCTGTTGGATGAAATCGAGTCGGTTCTGAACATCACCGCCGCTCCGGTCAACTGGCCGCTGGGTATGGGGGTTGATTTCAAGGGCGTTTATAACCTGTACACGGACACTATTCACGTGTACGAGAAAGGTCAGGGACACACCATTCCCGCTGACACTCAGATTCAGGGGCTGGACAGCGCCGAAGCCAGTGAGCTGCTGGGTGATGATGCCGAGGATATTCGCGAGCAGATCGAGTTTGTGCGCGGCGCGACCTCGCCCTTTGATGTCGAGGAATACCTGGCGGGACGTATGACGCCGGTGTTTTTCGGTACGGCCCTGGGCAACTTTGGTGTTCGCGAAATGCTGGATCACTTTGTGGACTGGGCGCCCAAGCCCATGCCTCGCATGACCCATGATCGGGAAGTACAGCCCAACGAAGAAAAACTGTCAGGCTTTGTGTTCAAGATTCAGGCGAACATGGACCCGAAACACCGGGACCGTATTGCGTTTATGCGCATCTGCTCGGGCACCTACCGCCAGGGCATGAAGATGCGTCATGTGCGCCTGGGTAAGGATGTGAAGATTGCCGATGCGGTGACCTTCATGGCCGGCGACCGCAGTGCGGTGGATGAGGCCATTGCTGGCGATATCATCGGGCTTCACAACCACGGTACGATTCAGATTGGCGATACCTTCACGGAGGGTGAACCGCTGAAGTTTACCGGCATCCCGCACTTTGCCCCGGAACTGTTCCGTCGCATCCGCCTGAAAGATCCGCTCAAAACCAAGCAGTTGCAGAAGGGCTTGCAGCAGTTGGCGGAAGAGGGGTCTACCCAGGTGTTTTTCCCGCTCAATAACAACGATATCGTGGTCGGCGCCGTTGGGGTGCTGCAGTTCGAGGTGGTGGCCTACCGGCTGAAAGACGAATACAAGGTTGAGGCCATCTACGAGCCGGTCAATGTGGCGACCGCGCGCTGGGCGGAGTGTGAAGATCCGAAAAAGCTCGAGGAGTTCAAGCGCAAGTGTGCGGACAATCTCGCCCTGGATGGGGGTGGCTACCTCACCTATCTGGCGCCAACCCGGGTCAACCTGTCCCTGACCGAGGAACGTTACCCCGAGGTGAATCTGCGGGCGACACGGGAGCACTGA
- a CDS encoding response regulator transcription factor — protein sequence MTRLLLIDDDALFRDLMTRRLGREGFEVSACADAADALAFDPEPLDAILLDLMLGERSGLDLIAELKQRFQPRELVVLTGYASIATTVEAMKRGATNYLAKPVDLTQLLKVLRGSDVAQTAPLAGRHVTPAELEWEHLQRVLLEHDGNISSTARALGMHRRTLQRKLKKHSPF from the coding sequence GTGACTAGGCTGTTGCTGATCGACGATGATGCGCTGTTTCGCGACCTGATGACTCGCCGCCTGGGTCGCGAGGGCTTTGAGGTCAGCGCCTGCGCCGATGCGGCGGACGCGCTCGCCTTTGATCCCGAGCCCCTGGATGCGATTCTGCTCGACCTGATGTTGGGCGAGCGGTCCGGGCTGGACCTGATTGCGGAACTCAAGCAGCGCTTTCAGCCCCGTGAATTGGTGGTGCTCACCGGTTACGCAAGCATCGCCACCACTGTGGAAGCGATGAAGCGCGGTGCCACCAACTACTTGGCCAAGCCGGTGGACCTGACCCAGCTCCTCAAGGTGCTCAGAGGCTCCGACGTGGCACAAACCGCGCCGCTTGCAGGCCGTCACGTCACCCCCGCCGAGCTGGAATGGGAGCATCTGCAGCGGGTGCTGCTGGAGCACGATGGCAATATTTCCTCCACCGCCCGGGCCCTGGGTATGCACCGGCGCACTCTGCAGCGCAAGCTGAAAAAGCACTCGCCTTTCTAG
- a CDS encoding ATP-binding protein — MTPAERSPEQYLQWVRWLLIAVLLVPMGQDVLSGAALTVDGWLGLWCFALAVQLVAYSPWPRAEHRRLSLHLLCDIALWNGVVWLTGGATNPFAALLLIPLVLAFLLLPWPWAALLLIASIAGQLVQLMAVSGTHLGQGAMGGHFQAMVAGFVIAALLLALTLLYLRRQLHQRDLDLQRLRETQLRDEQLLAVGTAAAQLTHEMATPVQSIGLLLEEVELALAPADRQVTETERQLIRQQLARIQGLLADWRLIAEDVRARRVQALPLDQLIQSVRQLLSITRPGEPVEWGEMEGLAGYCVRADRTLMPAILSLLNNALDAGGSVRVSGYCSEGLWRLDIDNTGRPLTPEQRARLGAECLPSDDGFGLGALVSYATLERFGGRVYWSGDDRSTRTRLELPIQECFEGD; from the coding sequence ATGACCCCCGCTGAGCGCAGCCCGGAGCAGTACCTTCAGTGGGTGCGCTGGCTGCTGATTGCCGTGCTGCTGGTGCCCATGGGTCAAGACGTCCTGTCCGGGGCCGCGCTGACGGTGGATGGCTGGCTGGGCTTGTGGTGCTTTGCCCTGGCGGTGCAGCTCGTCGCTTACTCGCCGTGGCCGCGTGCTGAACATCGGCGGCTCAGTCTCCATCTGTTATGCGATATTGCGCTCTGGAATGGGGTGGTCTGGCTCACCGGCGGTGCTACCAACCCCTTCGCCGCGTTGCTGTTGATTCCTCTGGTGTTGGCCTTCCTGTTGTTGCCCTGGCCGTGGGCAGCTCTGCTGTTGATCGCGAGTATTGCGGGTCAGCTGGTACAACTGATGGCGGTGTCCGGTACGCACCTGGGGCAAGGCGCCATGGGCGGCCACTTTCAGGCCATGGTGGCGGGTTTTGTGATCGCGGCCCTGTTGCTGGCTTTGACTTTACTCTATCTTCGCCGGCAACTGCATCAGCGGGATCTGGATCTGCAGCGGCTGCGGGAAACCCAGTTGCGCGATGAGCAACTCCTGGCGGTGGGAACCGCCGCCGCCCAGTTGACCCACGAAATGGCCACACCGGTGCAGTCGATCGGCTTGTTGTTGGAGGAAGTGGAGCTCGCTCTGGCGCCCGCCGACCGTCAAGTGACGGAGACCGAACGCCAATTGATCCGCCAGCAGCTTGCGCGTATTCAGGGGTTGTTGGCTGATTGGCGACTGATTGCCGAGGATGTCCGCGCGCGACGCGTGCAAGCGTTGCCACTGGACCAACTGATTCAGTCGGTCCGTCAGCTGTTGAGCATTACGCGTCCCGGAGAGCCGGTGGAGTGGGGCGAGATGGAAGGGCTGGCCGGTTATTGTGTGCGGGCCGATCGCACGCTGATGCCGGCCATCCTGAGCCTGCTCAACAATGCCCTGGATGCGGGCGGCTCGGTGCGGGTGAGTGGTTACTGTTCTGAAGGTCTGTGGCGACTCGACATCGATAACACCGGCCGGCCTCTGACACCGGAGCAGCGGGCGCGTCTGGGGGCCGAATGTCTGCCCAGCGATGACGGGTTTGGCTTGGGCGCGCTGGTCAGCTACGCCACGCTGGAGCGGTTTGGCGGGCGGGTGTACTGGTCCGGTGACGATCGCAGCACTCGAACCCGGTTGGAATTGCCCATTCAGGAGTGTTTTGAAGGTGACTAG
- a CDS encoding MATE family efflux transporter codes for MSRPLTATLTEGPVAGQLRTLAIPMVWGLLATMSFNVVDTFYVAQLGNQPLAAMSFTFPIVMIITSLGIGLGAGSSSAISRAIGEGDASYARRLATDAISLTFLVSASMCLLGWLLMDPLFSLLGATPDLLPLIRDYMSIWFISAPFLMVPMVCLSALRALGMSHIQGYLMSAAALFNAALDPLLIFGLWGFPALELQGAALATLITRLLTFLVAFYILAVRVRLLTYPWVAWQALMRSWKTIVHVGVPAMATNVIVPLASAVVTVMVARYGTDAVAGLGVAMRIEPLMLIVFYALSGVIGPFFGQNFGAGQHHRLNEAVKVLSLFCLGFGLLLAVFLWLFGGLLASLFSEHEEVLRVAAFYLAVVPFSYGAYGIVMSVNAAFNGLGRPMPAMALSAGRVAYVFLPLALLGQWIWGLEGIFMATALANCLVGLWAWEWLRRYVQQVRSEGGERALTPVEAGHDPR; via the coding sequence ATGTCACGACCGCTTACTGCAACGCTCACCGAAGGTCCCGTGGCCGGCCAGCTGCGGACCCTGGCCATTCCCATGGTCTGGGGGTTGCTGGCCACCATGTCATTCAATGTGGTGGATACCTTCTACGTGGCGCAGTTGGGCAACCAGCCACTGGCGGCGATGAGCTTTACCTTCCCGATCGTGATGATCATTACCAGCCTGGGCATCGGCCTGGGAGCGGGCTCCTCGTCGGCCATCTCCCGCGCCATCGGTGAAGGGGACGCCAGTTACGCCCGCCGCCTGGCCACCGATGCGATCAGCCTGACCTTTCTGGTATCGGCCAGCATGTGCCTGCTCGGCTGGCTGTTGATGGACCCGCTGTTCAGCCTCCTGGGCGCCACGCCCGATCTGTTGCCCCTGATTCGCGACTACATGTCCATCTGGTTTATCAGCGCGCCCTTTCTGATGGTGCCCATGGTCTGCCTGTCGGCCCTGCGCGCTCTGGGGATGAGCCATATCCAGGGATACCTGATGAGCGCGGCGGCGCTGTTCAATGCCGCGCTGGACCCGCTGCTGATTTTTGGGCTGTGGGGCTTTCCGGCCCTGGAGCTTCAGGGCGCGGCGCTGGCTACCTTGATTACCCGTCTGCTGACCTTTCTGGTGGCCTTTTACATTCTCGCCGTGCGGGTTCGGCTGCTGACCTACCCCTGGGTGGCCTGGCAGGCGCTTATGCGCTCCTGGAAAACCATTGTGCATGTCGGTGTTCCCGCCATGGCCACCAACGTGATTGTCCCGCTGGCCAGTGCGGTGGTGACGGTCATGGTCGCCCGCTACGGGACCGACGCGGTGGCCGGGCTGGGCGTGGCCATGCGTATCGAGCCGCTGATGCTGATCGTGTTTTATGCGCTGTCCGGCGTTATCGGCCCGTTTTTCGGGCAGAATTTCGGGGCCGGGCAACACCATCGGTTGAATGAAGCGGTGAAGGTGCTGTCGCTCTTCTGCCTGGGCTTTGGTCTGCTGCTCGCGGTCTTTCTGTGGCTTTTTGGCGGGTTGCTGGCGAGCCTGTTCAGTGAGCATGAAGAAGTGTTGCGGGTGGCGGCTTTCTATCTGGCCGTGGTGCCTTTCAGTTACGGCGCTTACGGCATAGTGATGTCGGTCAATGCCGCCTTTAACGGCCTGGGGCGTCCGATGCCGGCAATGGCGCTGTCCGCTGGTCGGGTAGCCTACGTGTTTTTGCCGCTGGCGCTGCTGGGCCAGTGGATCTGGGGGCTGGAAGGCATCTTTATGGCCACGGCGCTGGCCAACTGTCTGGTCGGCCTCTGGGCCTGGGAGTGGCTGCGCCGCTACGTCCAGCAGGTTCGGTCCGAGGGCGGTGAGCGCGCATTGACGCCGGTGGAGGCGGGCCATGACCCCCGCTGA
- the rimI gene encoding ribosomal protein S18-alanine N-acetyltransferase: protein MTLTPHPSPSRVTTATGLELTFRPLASADIEVVMALEKQVQSHPWRRSSYDDCLTGRHHCWLAEHRGQLVGFVVVTWAAGDAELLNIAVAPNRQRQGVGQALLDLMLAQVKPFASMVFLEVRVSNHSAIAFYEREQFFELGQRPNYYPTARGREDALILARQL from the coding sequence ATGACGCTGACTCCCCATCCCTCGCCCTCCAGGGTAACCACGGCCACCGGTCTTGAGCTGACTTTTCGACCTTTGGCGTCCGCCGATATCGAGGTCGTCATGGCGCTGGAGAAGCAGGTTCAGAGCCACCCCTGGCGACGCTCCAGTTATGACGACTGCCTGACCGGTCGTCATCACTGCTGGCTCGCCGAGCATCGGGGGCAGTTGGTGGGCTTTGTGGTGGTGACCTGGGCCGCGGGGGATGCCGAGCTGCTCAATATTGCGGTCGCGCCGAATCGACAGCGCCAGGGCGTGGGGCAGGCGCTGTTGGATCTGATGCTGGCACAGGTCAAGCCCTTTGCCAGTATGGTGTTTCTTGAGGTGCGGGTGTCCAATCACTCGGCAATCGCGTTTTATGAGCGGGAGCAGTTTTTCGAGCTGGGGCAGCGGCCGAATTATTATCCTACTGCCCGGGGGCGGGAGGATGCGTTGATTTTGGCGCGGCAGTTGTAG
- the cysQ gene encoding 3'(2'),5'-bisphosphate nucleotidase CysQ, translated as MPTIPYSDIIQAAQAAGDAIMTVYQKDFEVYQKNDDSPLTEADLAAHRVIVDALQRLTPDLPILSEESENAPWDERKTWDRYWLVDPLDGTKEFVKKNDEFTVNIALIEHGEPTWGVVDAPALGCTYHGGTATQGAWKSVNGQDTPITVSKAPESNAGWRIVGSRSHQSDAFKAFLDDFDAPEIKSMGSSLKICLIAEGEADLYPRLGPTSEWDTGAAHAVLLGAGGQLNVAESGEPLRYNQEESVLNPFFIARGA; from the coding sequence ATGCCAACCATCCCCTATTCCGACATCATCCAGGCCGCCCAAGCCGCCGGCGACGCCATCATGACCGTCTACCAGAAGGACTTCGAGGTCTATCAAAAGAACGATGACAGCCCCCTCACCGAAGCGGACCTGGCGGCCCACCGCGTCATCGTCGACGCCCTGCAGCGCCTGACACCAGACCTGCCCATTCTGTCCGAAGAAAGCGAAAATGCCCCTTGGGACGAACGCAAAACCTGGGACCGCTATTGGCTGGTGGACCCCCTGGACGGCACCAAGGAATTCGTGAAGAAAAACGACGAATTCACCGTCAACATTGCCCTGATCGAGCACGGCGAACCCACCTGGGGCGTGGTGGACGCGCCGGCACTGGGCTGTACCTACCACGGCGGAACCGCGACTCAAGGCGCCTGGAAATCCGTGAACGGACAGGACACACCAATCACCGTCAGTAAAGCACCCGAAAGCAACGCCGGCTGGCGCATCGTGGGCAGCCGCTCGCACCAGAGCGACGCCTTCAAGGCCTTTCTTGACGACTTCGACGCCCCGGAAATCAAAAGCATGGGCAGCTCCCTGAAAATCTGCCTGATCGCCGAGGGCGAGGCCGACCTCTACCCCCGCCTGGGACCCACCAGCGAGTGGGACACCGGCGCCGCCCACGCGGTACTGCTCGGCGCTGGCGGACAGCTGAACGTCGCCGAAAGCGGCGAACCGCTGCGCTACAACCAGGAAGAGTCGGTACTGAACCCCTTCTTCATTGCCCGAGGCGCCTGA
- a CDS encoding sugar O-acetyltransferase has translation MSDHQTEREKMLTGALYDPMDAELCAARRRARLLFESLNASRDNEVRKRRQLLRELIPDGGDTVWMQPPFYCDYGDNIHLGEKVFFNFNCVVLDVADVYIGARTLFGPAAQVYTATHPMNAQERASGLESGKPITIGEDVWIGGGAIICPGVTIGDRSVIGAGSVVTKDIPADHVAAGNPARIIRPI, from the coding sequence GTGAGCGATCACCAAACCGAGCGGGAGAAAATGCTGACGGGGGCGCTGTACGACCCCATGGATGCCGAACTCTGCGCCGCCCGTCGCCGGGCGCGTCTGCTGTTCGAAAGCCTCAATGCCAGCCGGGATAACGAAGTGAGAAAGCGTCGCCAGCTACTGCGCGAGCTGATTCCCGACGGCGGCGATACCGTCTGGATGCAGCCGCCCTTCTATTGCGACTACGGCGACAACATCCACCTGGGTGAAAAGGTGTTCTTCAACTTCAACTGCGTGGTGCTCGACGTGGCGGATGTCTACATCGGCGCCCGCACCCTGTTCGGCCCCGCCGCCCAGGTGTACACCGCCACCCACCCAATGAATGCCCAAGAGCGCGCCTCGGGGCTGGAGTCCGGCAAACCGATCACCATCGGCGAAGACGTCTGGATCGGTGGCGGCGCCATCATCTGCCCCGGCGTCACCATCGGTGACCGCTCCGTCATCGGCGCCGGCTCCGTGGTCACCAAAGACATCCCCGCCGACCACGTCGCCGCTGGCAACCCCGCCCGCATCATCCGCCCAATCTAA
- a CDS encoding nucleotidyltransferase family protein — MTNNDLDRLSAHLANRFPELEICALIGSRARGDAHPDSDWDFAIQWVKAPNDTWSTLTQTETLRLDLANWLSVPAEAIDLVELPTAGLAMRAAVAEEGLPLITRLPWFHFLSRTWRDLEEHYWNDVYAA; from the coding sequence ATGACAAACAATGACCTTGATCGCTTGAGCGCCCACCTAGCTAACCGTTTCCCGGAGCTGGAAATTTGTGCGCTTATCGGCAGCCGGGCCAGAGGAGACGCCCACCCCGACAGCGACTGGGATTTTGCCATCCAGTGGGTCAAAGCGCCGAACGATACATGGAGCACGCTCACCCAAACGGAAACATTACGACTGGATCTCGCCAACTGGCTGTCAGTCCCGGCAGAAGCCATCGATCTGGTGGAGCTACCGACGGCGGGACTGGCCATGAGAGCGGCGGTTGCTGAAGAAGGGCTCCCGCTGATAACCCGGCTTCCCTGGTTTCATTTTTTAAGCCGAACCTGGCGCGATCTGGAAGAACACTACTGGAACGATGTCTATGCAGCTTGA
- the hepT gene encoding type VII toxin-antitoxin system HepT family RNase toxin, which yields MQLDLYLQETARLAERQGRLLNQAAQRVRSGETLTELEQNGVLHAIQVLTENAIGKAKHLLKTKGHQVPVSAYDAFRALSEAEVISKEDLTSWNAIVGLRNRIVHDYLNIDFHIIETLLVESHHQIIVDFLTRKEEIR from the coding sequence ATGCAGCTTGATCTGTATTTACAGGAAACGGCCCGACTCGCAGAGCGGCAAGGACGTCTATTAAACCAGGCCGCTCAGCGTGTCCGTTCAGGAGAGACTCTGACAGAGCTGGAACAGAATGGTGTGCTCCACGCCATTCAAGTGCTTACCGAAAACGCGATAGGTAAGGCCAAGCATCTCTTGAAAACCAAAGGGCATCAAGTCCCCGTATCCGCCTATGATGCGTTCCGGGCCTTATCGGAGGCAGAGGTTATTTCCAAAGAGGACCTGACAAGCTGGAATGCCATCGTGGGTCTGAGAAACCGCATCGTGCACGATTACCTGAATATCGACTTTCACATCATTGAAACATTGCTCGTTGAGAGTCACCACCAGATCATTGTGGATTTCCTCACCCGCAAAGAAGAGATTCGCTAA
- a CDS encoding GNAT family N-acetyltransferase, with protein MHTIRPLRLSDNDQVTNICGRTGFNGGETRELIREDGIIANYFALPYLAYPEALALGIDTPSGLGGYILGVPSTDAFNQWMNRHWLTNVRNRYPVTLEPQSDFEQFLLDCIHRDCIFPDFCAGYPGHLHIDLLPALQGQGWGRALMDRFLQELREQGCPGVHLAVSTNNPGAIQFYLALGFTVIQEEPGTMFMGRRTKRTKNYSC; from the coding sequence ATGCACACAATCCGACCGCTACGTCTCTCCGACAATGACCAAGTAACCAACATCTGTGGCCGCACCGGCTTTAACGGTGGAGAAACACGTGAACTAATTCGCGAAGACGGGATAATCGCCAATTACTTTGCCTTACCCTATCTCGCCTACCCCGAGGCGCTGGCCTTGGGCATTGACACGCCATCGGGGCTTGGCGGTTACATTCTCGGCGTGCCGTCCACTGACGCTTTTAACCAATGGATGAACCGGCATTGGCTCACCAACGTTCGAAACCGCTACCCGGTCACCCTGGAACCGCAGAGCGACTTCGAACAGTTCCTGCTGGACTGTATTCATCGTGACTGCATTTTCCCAGACTTCTGCGCGGGCTACCCCGGCCACCTACATATTGACTTGCTGCCTGCTCTCCAAGGTCAAGGCTGGGGAAGAGCGCTGATGGATAGGTTCCTGCAGGAGCTGCGCGAACAGGGCTGCCCCGGCGTGCATCTGGCGGTGAGCACCAACAACCCCGGCGCGATTCAGTTTTATCTTGCGCTCGGGTTCACTGTTATTCAGGAGGAACCTGGCACAATGTTTATGGGGAGGAGAACAAAACGCACGAAAAACTACTCGTGTTGA
- a CDS encoding serine hydrolase domain-containing protein — translation MKVLASCWLKTMLLRFLGYGVLIAVFAALIHVYVVYPLYVKKLPYFANAFRAGFDVECRAAVPTGLDDLLRQISLPFFSLDGQLVFIDSKGHVGRCGVNTGVAPNAEIFRFASMTKVLTGVAMLEVAESLSISLNTPVVSYFPELSLEKVQDERVLRITLRHLLNHSSGLGGPFGSDNMIKQGESPWCPDNLAAMETIRLAGEPGTNHLYSNVAYCLLGEVISRVSGVEYQKYIEQNYLSQYPSLQFIQGEFLPTEPAYDFSNDYRFDESYVSWLDFHAIAPAAGLMGKPEEFARLVWHLYRDNPDVLNAANLQQCREKGLDRCYSNTFVIHEGDNGIKVGVQQGYLPGASSLVAISSRGEVLVWTAPGAPLEAKYRDRMAGEVVKLLLNQHE, via the coding sequence GTGAAAGTGTTAGCTTCTTGCTGGCTGAAAACCATGCTGTTGCGTTTCCTTGGGTATGGCGTCCTAATAGCCGTGTTCGCTGCGCTGATTCACGTCTACGTTGTCTATCCTCTATATGTTAAAAAGCTGCCATATTTTGCCAACGCGTTCCGAGCAGGATTCGATGTTGAGTGCCGTGCTGCAGTGCCGACCGGTCTGGATGATCTGCTCAGGCAAATTTCCCTTCCTTTTTTCTCGCTGGACGGCCAGCTTGTGTTCATCGACAGTAAGGGACATGTGGGGCGTTGCGGAGTCAATACGGGAGTCGCTCCGAATGCGGAGATTTTCCGGTTTGCCAGTATGACCAAAGTTTTGACAGGGGTCGCGATGCTGGAAGTCGCGGAATCTCTTTCAATTAGCCTCAACACACCGGTTGTTTCCTACTTTCCTGAGTTAAGCCTGGAGAAGGTGCAGGACGAGAGAGTCCTTAGAATTACCCTCAGGCACTTACTCAATCATTCTTCAGGTCTCGGTGGCCCGTTCGGCTCGGACAACATGATCAAGCAAGGTGAGTCACCGTGGTGCCCCGATAACCTTGCGGCAATGGAAACCATTCGCCTTGCCGGCGAGCCTGGCACCAACCACTTGTACAGTAATGTGGCTTACTGTCTTCTCGGAGAAGTGATTTCTCGTGTTTCAGGCGTTGAGTACCAGAAATATATCGAGCAAAATTATTTGTCTCAATATCCGTCTTTGCAGTTCATTCAGGGAGAGTTTTTGCCGACAGAACCGGCTTATGACTTCTCCAACGATTATCGTTTTGATGAGTCCTACGTGTCTTGGCTGGACTTCCATGCCATCGCACCTGCGGCGGGGTTGATGGGTAAGCCAGAAGAGTTCGCTCGACTGGTTTGGCATTTATACCGTGATAACCCGGATGTGCTCAATGCGGCCAATTTGCAGCAGTGCCGCGAAAAGGGCCTTGATCGTTGTTACTCAAATACATTTGTCATTCACGAGGGTGACAATGGCATCAAGGTCGGAGTACAGCAAGGTTATTTGCCAGGAGCCAGCTCTCTGGTTGCGATCAGTTCTCGCGGCGAAGTGCTGGTATGGACGGCGCCGGGCGCACCTCTTGAGGCAAAATACAGAGATCGAATGGCGGGTGAGGTTGTGAAGTTATTGCTGAATCAACACGAGTAG